The Shewanella mangrovisoli genome has a window encoding:
- a CDS encoding ABC transporter permease — MKSSAETLSSTRMSAELISPQMNESEAHSSERQPRMQESHKTMVQEKNARYQAGKSTSIGRYLWPLLALSILLLANLFIDSNFFNISYQDDRLYGSLIDILNRSAPVALLSIGMSLVIATGGIDLSVGAVMAIAGAVCANLLLVPDISLVTVIAAGLIVGLLAGCINGGLVSFLGIQPIVATLLLMVAGRGVAQLINQGQIITFQHPGFAAIGVGQFLGLPMPVWIVIGMLTFSQLLLRKTALGLFIEAVGCNAKASRYLGINDKSIKLFAYGIAGLCAALAGMISTADIQGSDANNAGLWLELDAVLAVVIGGAALTGGRFSLILSVVGALIIQTLATTIIVSGLPAKFNLLIKAIVILTVLLLQSAKFRRQLSALFTSKRQTDAKPAEKGTSAKASTATGEKL, encoded by the coding sequence ATGAAAAGCTCAGCCGAAACCCTATCATCCACACGCATGTCCGCCGAGTTGATATCCCCCCAGATGAACGAATCTGAGGCGCACTCATCTGAGCGGCAACCGCGGATGCAGGAAAGCCACAAGACCATGGTTCAAGAAAAAAACGCCCGTTACCAAGCGGGTAAGTCGACCTCCATAGGTCGATACCTCTGGCCACTATTGGCCTTAAGTATTCTGTTACTGGCCAATCTGTTTATTGACAGCAATTTCTTCAATATCAGCTATCAAGACGACAGGCTCTATGGCTCCTTGATTGATATCCTAAATCGCAGTGCACCCGTGGCGCTGCTCTCCATTGGTATGAGTCTCGTGATTGCCACTGGCGGAATTGACCTGTCGGTTGGTGCTGTGATGGCGATTGCGGGCGCGGTTTGCGCGAATCTACTGTTAGTGCCGGATATCAGCTTAGTCACCGTTATCGCAGCAGGCCTTATCGTCGGGCTCTTAGCCGGCTGTATTAATGGCGGTCTGGTGAGCTTCTTAGGTATTCAACCAATTGTCGCGACCTTGCTGCTCATGGTGGCAGGGCGCGGTGTCGCTCAGCTTATCAACCAAGGACAAATTATCACCTTTCAGCACCCAGGCTTTGCCGCCATTGGGGTGGGTCAGTTTTTAGGCCTGCCGATGCCAGTGTGGATTGTGATTGGGATGCTAACCTTCAGCCAATTACTGCTGCGTAAAACCGCTTTAGGGCTTTTTATCGAAGCGGTTGGCTGTAATGCCAAGGCGAGTCGTTACCTTGGGATCAACGATAAATCCATCAAACTGTTCGCCTATGGCATTGCGGGTTTGTGCGCGGCGTTGGCTGGCATGATCAGCACCGCCGATATCCAAGGTTCAGATGCGAATAACGCTGGGCTTTGGCTTGAGCTGGATGCCGTGCTCGCAGTAGTCATTGGCGGCGCTGCGCTCACGGGCGGGCGTTTCTCGTTAATTCTGTCGGTCGTCGGCGCGCTGATCATCCAGACCTTAGCGACCACGATTATTGTCAGTGGTTTACCCGCTAAGTTTAACTTGCTGATCAAGGCCATCGTTATCCTGACCGTGCTGCTGTTGCAATCGGCTAAATTTAGGCGCCAATTGTCGGCGCTGTTCACATCCAAGCGCCAAACGGATGCCAAACCAGCAGAAAAGGGCACAAGTGCAAAAGCCAGTACAGCAACAGGAGAAAAACTATGA
- the yjfF gene encoding galactofuranose ABC transporter, permease protein YjfF codes for MIARRFIPLWITASLLLTMFLVGTFQFDGFASGRVVTNLLRDNAFLLITALGMTLVIISGGIDLSVGAVIALSGVVTSLLITEYQWHPLLAFAVILPLGTLFGALMGTIIHVYKLQPFIVTLAGMFLARGLATTLSEESIAIDHPFYDAVAEMSIALPGNGALDLSSLIFILFFVIIAVVMHYTRFGTNVYAIGGNQHSAELMGISIAKTTISIYAISSFLATLAGIVFTFYTFSGYALGAIGVELDAIAAVVIGGTLLTGGSGFVLGTVLGVILMGVIQTYITFDGSLSSWWTKIVIGLLLFFFILLQKLLNGRKAQHG; via the coding sequence ATGATAGCAAGACGTTTTATCCCGCTGTGGATCACCGCCTCATTGCTGCTGACCATGTTTCTGGTTGGCACCTTTCAGTTTGACGGTTTTGCCAGTGGCCGAGTAGTCACCAACCTGTTGCGTGACAATGCATTCCTATTGATCACCGCATTAGGCATGACCTTAGTGATTATCTCTGGGGGGATAGATCTTTCGGTTGGCGCCGTCATCGCCTTAAGCGGGGTCGTCACCAGTTTATTGATCACCGAGTACCAGTGGCATCCATTGTTGGCCTTTGCGGTTATCTTACCCCTAGGCACTCTGTTTGGCGCACTCATGGGCACTATTATCCATGTGTATAAATTGCAGCCTTTTATCGTGACGCTTGCGGGCATGTTCCTAGCGCGGGGCTTAGCGACGACGCTCAGCGAAGAGTCGATTGCCATTGACCATCCATTTTACGATGCGGTGGCCGAAATGAGCATTGCACTACCAGGCAATGGCGCGCTCGATTTAAGCTCGCTGATCTTTATCCTGTTTTTTGTGATTATCGCCGTGGTTATGCATTACACCCGTTTTGGTACGAATGTGTATGCCATTGGTGGCAATCAACATTCCGCCGAACTAATGGGGATTTCCATCGCGAAAACCACCATCAGTATTTACGCCATCAGCAGCTTTCTGGCGACACTGGCGGGCATTGTCTTTACCTTTTACACCTTCTCTGGCTATGCACTTGGCGCCATTGGCGTCGAACTGGATGCCATTGCGGCCGTGGTCATTGGCGGCACCTTGTTAACTGGCGGCAGTGGTTTTGTGCTCGGCACTGTGCTTGGGGTGATTTTGATGGGGGTGATCCAAACCTATATCACCTTCGATGGTAGCTTAAGCAGTTGGTGGACCAAGATAGTCATTGGCCTGTTACTGTTCTTCTTCATCCTGTTACAGAAACTCTTAAATGGACGCAAAGCACAACATGGATAA
- a CDS encoding glycoside hydrolase family 43 protein: protein MDAKHNMDNRQSNVSVFRRFPLVSGLLAALALPLAQAVPVLEISRAQPHSAPAHTLDANSPFIERRADPWIIRDDDGSYYFIASVPEFDRIELRHAKTIDGLRQATPKTLWHKHETGPMSIDIWAPELHKIDGRWYIYFAASNKDVRFHNRMFVLGLEGDSPMTGQWQELGKLQSAQDAFSLDATSFSLKGERYFIWAQQDKAKRYNTGLVIAKMLSPTQLSDNETIISEPLLDWERLGFKVNEGAAVLVKNGKVFVTYSASATDDRYAMGLLWADENADLLDPKSWHKSASPVFTTEPSLNRFGPGHNSFVLAEDGKTELMFYHARNYLELQGTPLTDGNRHTYYRAIRWSADGFPVFDNQQSDSQTLHRQDTQAR from the coding sequence ATGGACGCAAAGCACAACATGGATAATCGTCAATCTAACGTATCTGTCTTTAGGCGCTTTCCTTTGGTCTCTGGCTTACTCGCCGCATTGGCGCTGCCATTAGCGCAAGCCGTGCCTGTGCTCGAAATTAGCCGCGCACAACCCCACAGCGCCCCAGCGCACACCCTCGATGCGAATTCGCCCTTTATTGAGAGAAGGGCGGATCCTTGGATTATTCGTGACGATGACGGCAGTTACTACTTTATTGCCTCAGTGCCAGAGTTTGACCGCATCGAACTTCGCCACGCGAAAACTATCGACGGTTTACGCCAAGCAACGCCCAAAACCCTATGGCACAAGCATGAAACCGGCCCCATGAGTATCGATATTTGGGCACCTGAGCTGCACAAAATCGATGGTCGCTGGTATATCTATTTTGCGGCCAGCAATAAGGATGTGCGTTTTCATAACCGCATGTTTGTCTTAGGACTCGAGGGCGACTCGCCGATGACGGGCCAATGGCAAGAACTTGGCAAGTTACAATCGGCGCAGGATGCTTTCTCCCTCGATGCGACCAGCTTTAGCCTCAAGGGCGAGCGTTATTTTATTTGGGCGCAGCAGGACAAAGCCAAGCGTTACAACACCGGCTTAGTGATTGCCAAAATGCTATCGCCAACTCAACTCTCTGATAACGAAACCATTATCAGCGAGCCCTTATTGGATTGGGAACGTTTAGGCTTTAAAGTCAACGAAGGCGCCGCTGTGTTGGTTAAAAACGGTAAAGTCTTTGTAACCTATTCTGCCAGCGCCACGGATGACCGTTATGCCATGGGGCTGTTATGGGCCGATGAAAATGCCGATTTACTCGATCCCAAGAGTTGGCATAAATCGGCAAGCCCAGTCTTTACCACTGAGCCGAGCTTGAATCGTTTTGGTCCTGGCCATAATAGTTTTGTGCTGGCAGAGGATGGTAAAACCGAGCTGATGTTTTACCATGCACGTAATTACCTTGAGCTGCAGGGGACACCATTGACCGACGGTAATAGACACACTTACTACCGTGCCATTCGCTGGTCGGCGGACGGTTTTCCCGTATTTGATAATCAGCAGAGCGATAGCCAAACCCTGCATCGGCAAGACACGCAAGCCCGCTAA
- a CDS encoding family 43 glycosylhydrolase: MIRATNSPLVEQRADPFVYRHSDGYYYFTGSVPTYDRIELRKSKTLDGLKDAQTFDIWFKHPSGPMSRHVWAPEIHYLDGKWYIYFAASEEENIWALRPYVLECQGQDPLNDEWIELGMMQAADGDNKSFIDFSLDATIFENNGKRYFCWAEKTGGQFAASNLYLAEMASPIKLKTAQFMLTTPDYDWERVDFWVNEGPAVLKHQGKIFITFSASATGACYCMGYMEADEHADLLDRNSWKKTRQPVLCTDVDKQIFGPGHNSFTVAEDGVTPICVYHARDYEHAVGDPSVVPKTDTRPLAQIIKDPLYDPNRHARTLAVSFDESGRPLFNLY; encoded by the coding sequence ATGATAAGAGCAACAAACAGCCCCCTAGTCGAGCAACGCGCCGATCCCTTTGTGTACCGACATAGCGACGGTTATTACTACTTTACGGGCTCTGTTCCGACCTACGATCGGATCGAACTGCGTAAATCCAAGACCTTAGATGGCTTGAAAGACGCCCAAACCTTCGACATCTGGTTTAAACACCCAAGCGGCCCGATGAGCCGCCACGTATGGGCGCCCGAGATCCATTATCTCGACGGCAAATGGTACATCTACTTTGCGGCCAGCGAAGAGGAAAATATTTGGGCCCTGCGCCCCTATGTGCTTGAGTGCCAAGGGCAAGATCCCTTGAATGATGAATGGATTGAACTTGGTATGATGCAGGCGGCCGATGGTGATAATAAGTCATTTATCGACTTTTCCTTAGATGCGACCATTTTCGAAAACAACGGTAAGCGTTACTTCTGCTGGGCGGAGAAAACCGGTGGACAATTTGCGGCATCCAACCTGTATCTTGCGGAAATGGCATCGCCCATCAAGTTAAAGACGGCGCAATTTATGCTCACCACCCCAGATTACGATTGGGAGCGCGTCGATTTTTGGGTTAACGAAGGGCCTGCAGTGCTAAAACACCAGGGTAAAATCTTCATTACTTTCTCGGCCAGTGCGACAGGTGCTTGTTATTGCATGGGTTATATGGAGGCCGATGAGCATGCTGATCTGCTCGATCGTAACTCTTGGAAGAAAACCCGCCAGCCAGTGCTGTGCACTGATGTCGACAAGCAAATCTTCGGCCCAGGCCATAACAGTTTCACCGTGGCAGAAGATGGCGTAACGCCCATCTGTGTTTACCATGCCCGTGATTATGAACATGCGGTGGGCGATCCTAGCGTGGTGCCAAAGACAGATACCCGTCCATTAGCGCAAATTATTAAAGATCCACTCTATGATCCCAATCGCCATGCGCGAACGTTAGCGGTGTCATTTGATGAGAGCGGGCGACCCTTGTTTAACCTCTACTAA
- a CDS encoding DUF4303 domain-containing protein, whose amino-acid sequence MAINKERLSANIEARMEELAQELTLALAEYYDWWLSEYPAETVYGFCLYSSPLVEYLGVTLFTEEGLTAVAQKYQNDKSFRHKSLTQLKQTLRWSACDSPHHDENEDIFEAINDKLQLLHEDAEALESEAAFDAYLKALYAILVRALNEVKAMRGLNPQAILFTVWFGDQSDEDIEYFVRSCNDEDKVAQFYQQWR is encoded by the coding sequence ATGGCGATAAACAAGGAGAGGCTGAGTGCGAATATTGAAGCAAGAATGGAAGAGCTTGCTCAGGAACTCACTCTGGCGCTTGCGGAATATTACGATTGGTGGCTGTCAGAATATCCAGCGGAAACTGTTTACGGTTTTTGCCTATACAGCTCGCCCTTAGTGGAATATTTAGGTGTCACCCTTTTCACCGAGGAAGGCCTGACGGCCGTCGCACAGAAATATCAAAACGATAAAAGTTTTCGGCATAAATCCCTCACACAACTTAAGCAAACGCTGCGCTGGTCAGCCTGCGACTCTCCACATCACGATGAAAATGAAGATATTTTTGAGGCGATTAACGACAAACTGCAATTGCTGCACGAAGACGCTGAGGCGCTCGAATCCGAAGCGGCATTCGATGCTTACCTTAAAGCCTTGTACGCCATATTAGTCAGGGCGCTCAATGAGGTTAAAGCCATGCGCGGGCTAAACCCGCAGGCAATATTGTTCACCGTCTGGTTTGGCGATCAAAGCGATGAAGATATCGAATATTTTGTTCGAAGTTGCAACGATGAAGATAAGGTCGCACAGTTTTATCAGCAATGGCGATAG
- a CDS encoding glycoside hydrolase family 127 protein, translating into MNTARLFGLCLLLPLTCPFVSQPSFASLTPIPLNDVRLTAGPFLHAQQTDLAYIMSMDPERLLAPYRKAAGIATTADNYPNWENTGLDGHIGGHYLSALALMYAATGDQAVLERLNYVVAELEKCQQAHGNGYVGGVPHGDKLWQQVAAGHIEADLFTLNQSWVPWYNVHKVFAGLRDAYLYTQNPTAKKMLVGFADWMLDLSRNLSDEQLQLMLRTEYGGLNETLADVYSITGQNKYLNLANRYTDQSLLQPLLQHQDKLTGLHANTQIPKIVGVARIAELSHNKEWLESADYFWQQVVHQRTVSIGGNSVREHFHPSEDFSSMLDSVEGPETCNTYNMLKLSKLLYENKRDLRYIDYYERALYNHILSSQHPQTGGLVYFTPMRPDHYRVYSSAQESMWCCVGSGIENHAKYGELIYAEEDDNLFVNLFVDSEVHWKAKGISLSQKTQFPDDNTSQMIIHQEADFTLNLRYPTWAKGDVTVSINGEPQRFKPTQGQYIPLTRHWRKGDSVTITLPMDISLEQLPDKTAYYSVLYGPIVLATKTAPIANEALNFIGDASRMGHIASGPMCEPSQAPIFISDGTRFLTDIRREPMSQLQFTTGKARTNQASPITLIPFFRLHDSRYTLYFGQSAPDEWQQKQQKLAQKAQMEAKLMAQTLDSVQPGEQQPESDHFFKASKSEAGLNGNRHWRHAQDWFSYQLDAKGEPRPILRLTYFGLDAGRRFDILINDKRLAEVTLPADKGPIFYSVDYPIPADMLLDSTVPFRVKFVAKPGSIAGGLYEVRLLKSEPTSTQ; encoded by the coding sequence ATGAACACTGCCCGATTGTTTGGCCTTTGCCTGTTATTGCCATTAACTTGCCCATTCGTATCCCAGCCAAGCTTTGCTAGCCTTACCCCCATTCCGCTAAACGATGTGCGCCTAACCGCCGGGCCGTTTCTGCATGCCCAGCAGACCGATTTGGCTTACATTATGTCGATGGATCCCGAGCGACTACTGGCCCCTTACCGTAAGGCAGCGGGAATTGCGACTACGGCCGACAACTACCCCAATTGGGAAAATACGGGCCTCGATGGCCATATCGGTGGCCATTATCTATCGGCATTGGCCCTAATGTATGCCGCCACGGGCGATCAGGCGGTGCTTGAGCGACTCAACTACGTGGTGGCCGAGTTGGAAAAGTGCCAACAGGCCCATGGCAATGGTTATGTGGGTGGTGTCCCCCATGGAGACAAACTATGGCAGCAGGTCGCCGCTGGCCATATCGAAGCGGATCTGTTTACGCTCAACCAATCATGGGTGCCTTGGTATAACGTGCATAAGGTATTCGCGGGCCTGCGGGATGCCTATCTTTACACTCAAAATCCCACGGCGAAGAAAATGCTCGTCGGTTTTGCCGATTGGATGCTGGATTTAAGTCGCAATCTAAGTGATGAGCAGCTGCAGCTCATGCTGCGCACCGAATACGGTGGCTTAAATGAAACCTTAGCGGATGTGTACAGCATTACAGGTCAAAACAAATACTTAAATCTTGCGAATCGCTATACGGATCAGAGCCTGTTACAACCGCTGTTGCAGCATCAAGATAAACTGACGGGCCTACATGCCAATACACAAATTCCTAAAATTGTCGGTGTGGCACGTATTGCCGAGCTGAGTCATAACAAGGAATGGTTAGAAAGCGCCGATTATTTTTGGCAGCAAGTGGTTCACCAGCGCACCGTATCCATCGGTGGCAACAGTGTGCGTGAGCATTTTCATCCCAGTGAAGACTTCAGCAGTATGCTCGATTCGGTAGAAGGGCCTGAGACTTGCAATACCTACAACATGTTGAAGCTGTCAAAATTACTGTATGAAAACAAACGTGATTTACGCTATATCGATTACTACGAGCGTGCACTCTACAACCATATCCTCTCGTCCCAGCATCCGCAAACTGGCGGCCTAGTGTATTTTACGCCAATGCGCCCAGACCATTACCGCGTCTATTCCTCGGCGCAGGAAAGTATGTGGTGTTGTGTCGGCTCAGGCATCGAAAACCATGCTAAATACGGCGAGCTCATCTATGCCGAGGAGGACGACAATCTGTTTGTGAACCTGTTTGTTGATTCTGAGGTCCACTGGAAAGCCAAAGGCATCAGCCTTAGCCAAAAAACTCAGTTCCCCGATGACAATACTTCGCAGATGATTATCCATCAGGAGGCGGACTTTACCCTCAATCTGCGCTATCCCACATGGGCTAAGGGTGACGTGACCGTGAGTATTAATGGCGAGCCGCAAAGGTTTAAACCGACTCAAGGGCAATATATTCCCTTAACGCGGCACTGGCGCAAGGGCGATAGCGTGACCATCACCTTACCTATGGACATTAGCCTTGAGCAGCTGCCAGATAAAACCGCCTATTACTCAGTGCTTTATGGGCCAATTGTGTTAGCGACAAAAACGGCGCCTATTGCTAACGAAGCCTTAAACTTTATCGGCGATGCCAGTCGCATGGGGCATATTGCCAGCGGCCCTATGTGCGAACCCAGTCAGGCGCCGATTTTTATCAGCGACGGCACCCGCTTTTTAACCGATATTCGCCGTGAGCCCATGAGTCAGTTGCAATTTACCACGGGGAAAGCCCGTACAAATCAAGCGAGCCCCATCACGCTGATCCCCTTCTTCCGCCTGCATGACAGCCGTTATACCTTGTATTTTGGCCAGAGTGCGCCCGATGAATGGCAACAGAAACAGCAAAAGCTAGCTCAAAAAGCCCAAATGGAAGCCAAGCTGATGGCGCAAACCTTAGATAGTGTGCAGCCAGGTGAGCAGCAACCTGAGTCGGATCATTTCTTTAAGGCATCAAAGAGTGAAGCGGGCCTTAATGGTAATCGCCATTGGCGCCATGCCCAGGATTGGTTTAGCTATCAACTCGATGCTAAAGGTGAACCGCGACCCATATTGCGCTTAACTTACTTTGGCTTGGATGCTGGGCGACGTTTCGACATTTTGATTAACGATAAACGCCTTGCCGAGGTCACTCTGCCTGCCGATAAGGGGCCGATATTTTACAGCGTCGATTACCCTATTCCCGCCGACATGCTGTTGGATAGCACAGTGCCCTTCAGGGTGAAATTTGTGGCAAAACCGGGCTCGATTGCCGGCGGTTTATATGAGGTGCGGCTGCTAAAAAGTGAGCCAACCTCGACTCAGTAA
- a CDS encoding MFS transporter: protein MSSHKLSVIEKIGYGSGDMAVNVVISSMMLIITFFYTDIFGLKPADVGILFLLVRLIDAITDPLMGIINDKVTTRWGRYRPYFLFMAIPFGISVFLTFSTPDWDYNAKLIWAYSTYILVTIIFTTVTIPYISIISVITDDPKERLSANGYRLFFAKIAAFLVTIIVPMLASAWGGENIAAGYQKAMGVMALMATLLFLFCFFTTTERVAYKVETKPVGMQLRLLFKNDQWLVLVAICVIGTIGYVIRGSVAAYYATYYLGGDAKMLSAFLSTGVGAAILAMVASTWITKRYCKLKLFRYSQIVVGILSAIMFFAVQPGDIVLAFVLYFAISFVVDLHAPVFWSVISESVDYGTVKTGHRVSGLAFGGISFAQKAGMGAAGFVVGMLLTYFNYQPGETQSEFALTGISLMLTVIPGAFHALMGLLMFKYKISDRVYEEIKQALPEQAHVSQTDANLTSKALASSTATAETVTPKTAAPQVSA from the coding sequence ATGAGTTCTCATAAATTGTCAGTCATTGAAAAGATCGGTTACGGCTCCGGGGACATGGCCGTTAACGTGGTGATTTCGTCAATGATGTTAATTATTACCTTCTTTTATACCGATATTTTTGGGTTAAAACCCGCCGATGTCGGGATATTGTTCCTGCTGGTTCGTCTTATCGATGCCATTACCGATCCTTTAATGGGCATTATTAACGATAAAGTGACGACCCGCTGGGGAAGATATCGCCCCTACTTCCTGTTTATGGCGATTCCCTTTGGTATTTCGGTGTTCTTAACCTTCTCAACCCCGGATTGGGATTACAATGCCAAACTTATCTGGGCCTACTCGACCTATATTCTGGTCACTATCATCTTCACCACTGTGACTATTCCGTATATTTCGATTATCAGCGTGATCACCGACGATCCAAAAGAGCGGTTATCCGCCAACGGTTATCGTTTGTTCTTCGCAAAGATTGCCGCCTTTTTAGTGACCATTATCGTGCCTATGTTGGCGTCTGCCTGGGGCGGAGAGAACATTGCCGCGGGCTATCAAAAAGCCATGGGCGTGATGGCGCTGATGGCTACCTTACTGTTTTTATTCTGTTTTTTCACTACCACAGAGCGCGTGGCCTACAAGGTGGAAACTAAGCCTGTTGGCATGCAACTGCGATTATTGTTCAAAAACGATCAATGGTTAGTGTTAGTCGCGATTTGTGTGATTGGCACCATTGGCTATGTGATCCGCGGCTCGGTAGCAGCCTACTACGCCACCTATTACTTGGGCGGCGATGCCAAAATGCTCTCGGCATTCCTGTCGACCGGCGTGGGCGCTGCCATTCTGGCGATGGTCGCTTCAACTTGGATCACTAAGCGTTACTGCAAACTAAAACTCTTCCGCTACAGCCAAATCGTGGTTGGGATCTTAAGCGCCATCATGTTCTTTGCCGTGCAGCCGGGCGACATAGTGCTGGCCTTCGTACTCTACTTTGCGATTTCATTCGTGGTGGATTTACATGCGCCGGTCTTCTGGTCGGTGATTTCCGAGTCGGTGGATTATGGCACAGTCAAAACGGGCCACAGGGTCTCTGGCCTTGCCTTTGGCGGGATCTCATTCGCCCAAAAAGCGGGTATGGGCGCGGCAGGATTTGTGGTGGGTATGCTGCTGACATACTTCAACTATCAACCCGGTGAAACCCAAAGCGAGTTTGCGTTGACCGGTATTTCGTTAATGCTGACGGTGATCCCTGGCGCATTCCACGCGCTGATGGGCTTACTGATGTTCAAATACAAGATTTCTGATCGCGTTTATGAAGAAATCAAGCAGGCCTTACCCGAACAGGCGCATGTTAGCCAAACAGATGCCAACCTGACGTCTAAGGCTCTTGCCTCTAGCACTGCAACCGCAGAGACAGTAACGCCTAAGACTGCTGCGCCTCAAGTGTCGGCGTAA
- a CDS encoding arabinan endo-1,5-alpha-L-arabinosidase: MPAMRVTPKTALKRHLKMLNCALLGVLGTLGQVSAKQVSIHDPVMAKEAGQYYLFSTGPGITYYSSKDKIHWALAGRVFETEPSWAKAVAPEFNGHLWAPDIIEHNGLFYLYYSVSAFGKNTSAIGVTVNKTLDKNSKDYQWTDKGIVIQSVPNRDAWNAIDPNIIVDEQGTPWMSFGSFWQGLKLVKLNPDFISIAKPEEWHTLAKLERPALLGETEPGPAEIEAPFIYKKDDYYYLFVSYGLCCRGDDSTYHLAVGRAKTVTGPYLDKAGKDMAQGGGSVLLHGTKAWPGLGHNSVYAFDGKDYLVFHAYESADNGLQKLKMAELSWRQGWPEVDPKALNQYQSVLVTPEGTKQ; the protein is encoded by the coding sequence ATGCCAGCTATGAGAGTCACACCGAAAACAGCCCTAAAACGTCACCTTAAAATGCTTAATTGTGCGCTGCTAGGCGTATTGGGCACCCTAGGCCAAGTGAGTGCCAAACAGGTGAGTATTCACGATCCTGTGATGGCAAAAGAGGCCGGACAGTATTACCTCTTCAGCACAGGTCCCGGTATTACCTATTATTCCTCAAAGGATAAAATCCATTGGGCATTGGCTGGGCGGGTATTTGAAACCGAGCCTAGCTGGGCGAAGGCGGTTGCACCAGAGTTTAACGGCCATTTGTGGGCGCCGGATATCATTGAGCATAACGGCTTGTTTTATCTGTATTACTCAGTATCGGCCTTTGGTAAAAACACCTCGGCCATTGGCGTGACAGTCAATAAAACCCTCGACAAAAACTCAAAGGACTATCAGTGGACAGATAAGGGGATCGTTATTCAATCTGTGCCAAATCGCGATGCATGGAACGCGATTGATCCCAATATTATTGTCGATGAACAGGGTACGCCTTGGATGAGTTTTGGTTCCTTCTGGCAAGGATTAAAACTGGTCAAGCTCAATCCAGACTTTATCTCCATCGCCAAACCAGAGGAGTGGCACACGCTAGCCAAGTTAGAACGCCCCGCACTGCTTGGTGAAACAGAGCCAGGTCCTGCTGAAATCGAAGCGCCTTTTATCTATAAAAAAGATGACTATTACTATCTTTTTGTCTCCTATGGCCTTTGCTGTCGTGGGGACGACAGCACTTACCACTTAGCCGTGGGCCGCGCCAAAACGGTGACCGGGCCTTACCTCGATAAAGCGGGCAAAGACATGGCGCAAGGCGGCGGTTCGGTTTTACTGCATGGCACAAAGGCTTGGCCGGGATTGGGCCATAACAGTGTTTATGCCTTCGATGGCAAAGATTACTTAGTCTTTCATGCCTACGAATCCGCCGATAATGGCTTACAAAAACTCAAGATGGCGGAACTCAGCTGGCGCCAAGGTTGGCCAGAGGTCGATCCTAAGGCGCTCAATCAATACCAGAGCGTATTAGTTACACCCGAAGGAACAAAACAATAA